The Anastrepha ludens isolate Willacy chromosome 2, idAnaLude1.1, whole genome shotgun sequence genome contains a region encoding:
- the LOC128864060 gene encoding VPS35 endosomal protein sorting factor-like: MASDWECIPHTYDVTKNYLQSYQTYEHPLKIQTVTVVESKGTKQALKDNRGSFSSNASSRASSSISLLTEPLGSALDGTDPLSQFARQEQELKDPLSNTSYDYQKKAKRRERNALEEDELSWATKRLGILNRFTTSEKLSITTSFLSTGSTGADGIRAQTIVADKVKFRLEQLDDFDDGSVRHMIDLTQQEYIQRIEQLNQELVLSWNDDQRVKALKIVIQCSKMLSDTSVLSFYPSQFVLITDILDMFGKLVYERLNIKANNDFGDGDTGKLGRTEYMNESARETCQNWFFKIASIRELLPRLYVEMALMKCYEFITPSEIDKSLRRITKMIRGIGDPLVQTYARCYLVRVSLAVITNKECIRENFKDFLKIYHTIFCGTVRSELNRQRVNIETYLALYGPALDFMLSALVHKCNLYTEEIIAECKGVKNNAPLLISILNAFKPEFIAANAMEFVKLLTHSNAEGTSKGQLFRALGSNVSVCPPLPEQRLPFLNAAFNAIDTFADPMEYINCVETWAHFITDNFPVSVINDLLGTITLRVKVSRAYEKHYNQLQNILDKILQCLKNTESLLIQENFLPYVDLFQKDTIKVGVCKNILTIFHLKSEENISDEIVINALTYIGKILNDSVTALTVEDERRQISQLISSSIRKVVFPRDFERQLSFYVEAREAFTNLDAVYITLVNAVNKLAVETQHIVNGKHTRKTGAFVKACVAFCFITIPSITAVQSQMDLYLLTGQVALLNLCLGQADACFEASLQLVSELPRSVEIEGKTRSLETYLISYLCNMLATLVVVPDSPEQGVLYLLRLLLEVVNKFPFETHSSGPITVYLHALDMLYVQSLEEFPYHIPGVVSNDELYGNDPKFVAEVNNICTQVVDQILAQLKILGNAHQQRAQATLALELFLRIIRYANLCREKTFHLALNLWLLAVKAESHIDSKLIPYSLKTVEYTYKKIMNTNTPHAQSLAQLMLRIRNQ; the protein is encoded by the exons ATGGCTAGCGACTGGGAGTGTATTCCACACACGTACGATGTGACGAAGAATTACCTTCAAAGCTACCAAACCTACGAACATCCACTGAAGATACAGACAGTGACAGTAGTGGAAAGCAAAGGCACGAAGCAGGCTTTGAAAGATAACCGAGGGAGTTTCAGTAGCAACGCTAGCTCGCGTGCTTCCTCAAGCATTTCATTACTAACGGAGCCGCTCGGTTCGGCCCTGGATGGGACCGATCCTTTATCGCAGTTTGCACGGCAAGAGCAAGAACTCAAAGATCCTCTTTCAAATACGTCTTACGACTAC CAAAAGAAGGCAAAAAGACGGGAGAGAAACGCGTTAGAGGAGGATGAGCTGAGTTGGGCCACCAAACGGCTGGGCATATTAAATCGATTTACAACCTCGGAGAAGCTCTCGATTACAACCAGTTTTCTTTCCACTGGGAGCACAGGAGCAGATGGCA TCAGAGCGCAAACTATAGTGGCGGATAAGGTAAAATTTCGCCTCGAGCAACTAGACGATTTCGATGATGGTTCCGTGCGCCACATGATAGACCTAACGCAACAGGAATACATACAACGAATTGAACAACTGAATCAAGAGTTGGTACTGTCGTGGAATGACGATCAACGtgtaaaagcattaaaaattgtaatacaATGTTCGAAAATGCTTTCAGACACTTCCGTACTTAGCTTTTATCCCAGCCAATTTGTGCTTATAACTGATATACTCGATATGTTTGGTAAATTAGTTTACGAACGTCTGAATATTAAGGCAAACAATGACTTTGGCGATGGAGA CACCGGGAAATTGGGAAGAACTGAATATATGAACGAAAGTGCACGAGAAACCTGCCAGAATTGGTTTTTTAAAATTGCCTCTATCCGCGAACTGCTGCCCCGTCTTTATGTAGAAATGGCTTTAATGAAATGTTATGAATTCATAACACCAAG cGAAATTGACAAGTCCCTGCGCCGCATTACCAAAATGATCCGTGGCATTGGTGATCCTTTGGTGCAAACGTATGCGCGTTGCTATTTGGTGCGCGTCAGTTTGGCTGTAATTACGAATAAAGAATGCATAAGAGAGaatttcaaagattttttaaaaatctaccACACG attttttgcgGTACTGTGCGTTCGGAACTTAATCGCCAGCGTGTGAATATAGAAACATACTTGGCACTATATGGCCCGGCATTGGATTTTATGCTATCAGCGCTTGTTCACAAATGCAATCTGTACACAGAAGAAATAATCGCTGAATGCAAGGGAGTAAAAAATAA TGCACCGcttttgatatccatattgaatGCGTTCAAACCGGAATTCATCGCTGCCAATGCCATGGAATTCGTCAAACTACTAACCCATTCCAATGCGGAAGGCACTTCGAAAGGACAGTTATTTCGCGCACTAGGTAGTAATGTCAGCGTCTGTCCACCACTGCCAGAGCAGAGATTGCCGTTTTTAAATGCTGCTTTTAACGCCATAGACACTTTCGCGGATCCAATGGAATATATAAATTGCGTGGAAACTTGGGCACATTTCATCACAGACAACTTTCCC GTAAGCGTTATCAACGATCTGCTGGGCACAATCACATTGCGGGTCAAAGTCAGTCGAGCATATGAAAAGCATTATAATCAGCTACAAAATATTCTAGACAAAATCctgcaatgcttaaaaaatacaGAATCGCTACtcattcaagaaaattttctgCCATATGTTGATCTTTTCCAAAAGGACACAATCAAGGTTGGTGTTTGCAAAAACATTCTCACAATATTCCATCTTAAGAGTGAGGAGAATATTTCCGATGAAATTGTCATCAACGCTCTTACGTATATTGGAAAAATTCTTAACGACTCCGTAAC CGCTTTAACTGTGGAAGATGAACGCCGTCAAATTTCGCAGTTGATCAGCAGTTCCATACGTAAGGTTGTTTTCCCACGCGACTTTGAACGACAGCTGAGCTTTTATGTGGAGGCACGCGAGGCTTTCACCAATTTGGATGCGGTCTACATAACATTGGTTAATGCGGTCAATAAATTAGCAGTCGAGACGCAACATATAGTCAACGGAAAGCATACACGTAAAACCGGCGCTTTTGTTAAGGCGTGTGTAGCCTTTTGCTTTATAACCATTCCTAGCATTACTGCCGTTCAATCTCAAATGGACCTGTATTTGCTGACTGGCCAGGTGGCACTTTTGAATCTATGCTTAGGACAAG CGGATGCATGTTTTGAAGCCTCGCTTCAATTAGTTAGCGAATTGCCGCGCTCAGTAGAGATTGAGGGCAAAACGCGTAGCCTGGAAACGTATTTAATTTCTTATCTTTGCAATATGTTAGCCACATTGGTGGTAGTGCCG GATAGCCCAGAACAAggtgttttgtatttattacgTCTATTACTGGAAGTAGTAAATAAATTTCCCTTCGAAACACATAGCTCCGGACCCATCACTGTGTACTTGCATGCTCTGGACATGTTGTATGTGCAAAGTTTAGAAGAGTTCCCCTATCACATACCTGGCG tgGTTTCCAATGATGAACTCTATGGCAATGATCCGAAATTTGTTGCTGAAGTGAATAATATTTGTACGCAAGTCGTTGACCAAATTCTAGCACAACTCAAAATACTCGGTAACGCACATCAACAACGTGCGCAGGCCACACTCGCTTTGGAACTCTTTTTGCGGATCATCCGGTATGCAAATCTCTGCCGCGAAAAAACCTTCCATTTGGCTCTAAATCTTTGGCTGCTTGCTGTTAAGGCGGAATCTCATATCGACTCtaaattaatt CCATATTCGTTGAAAACCGTCGAATACACCTACAAGAAAATAATGAACACAAATACGCCGCATGCACAGTCTTTGGCGCAATTGATGTTACGCATTCGAAaccaataa
- the LOC128864069 gene encoding 14-3-3 protein epsilon, whose translation MSERENNVYKAKLAEQAERYDEMVEAMKKVASLDVELTVEERNLLSVAYKNVIGARRASWRIITSIEQKEENKGAEEKLEMIKTYRGQVEKELRDICSDILNVLEKHLIPCATTGESKVFYYKMKGDYHRYLAEFATGSDRKDAAENSLIAYKAASDIAMNDLPPTHPIRLGLALNFSVFYYEILNSPDRACRLAKAAFDDAIAELDTLSEESYKDSTLIMQLLRDNLTLWTSDMQADGDGEQKPEIQDVEDQDVS comes from the exons ATGTCTGAACGTGAAAATAATGTGTACAAGGCTAAGCTGGCGGAGCAAGCCGAGCGATATGACG aaatggTTGAAGCCATGAAAAAGGTTGCTTCGCTTGACGTGGAGTTAACTGTCGAAGAGCGCAACCTCCTTTCTGTCGCCTACAAAAATGTAATTGGCGCACGACGTGCTTCATGGCGTATAATTACATCGATTGAACAAAAAGAGGAGAACAAAGGCGCCGAGGAGAAGCTTGAAATGATCAAAACCTACCGCGGGCAGGTGGAGAAAGAACTGCGAGATATATGTTCCGATATTTTAAATGTGCTGGAAAAGCACCTCATTCCGTGCGCCACAACAGGCGAAAGTAAAGTGTTTTACTATAAAATGAAGGGCGATTATCATCGCTATTTGGCTGAGTTTGCCACTGGTTCGGATCGCAAGGACGCGGCAGAGAATTCCCTGATTGCCTATAAAGCAGCCAGCGATATTGCAATGAATGATCTGCCGCCAACACATCCCATTCGCTTGGGATTGGCGTTGAACTTCTCG GTATTCTACTACGAGATTCTCAATTCGCCGGATCGCGCCTGCAGACTAGCGAAAGCAGCATTCGACGATGCCATTGCTGAGCTAGATACCTTAAGCGAAGAGAGTTACAAAGATTCCACACTTATCATGCAGTTGCTGAGGGATAATCTCACATTATGGACGTCTGATATGCAGGCCGATG GTGATGGCGAACAGAAGCCGGAGATTCAAGATGTTGAAGATCAGGATGTGTCGTAA
- the LOC128856561 gene encoding oocyte zinc finger protein XlCOF6, with amino-acid sequence MAGNGDIMDGIEPCRTCGIFYLTTSNFLRKFFDSSTDEYDLSNIRTELAAWSVQIIKDDGLPQYICTCCILEFQKMFKFRGLCVELQTQWRHFYNVRAENKLYIKKELTDPDEKTENICDFIYVDDISDNEYNGEGGGGFTPFKIPHVPIKEESPDDAAGQNESIILGVKETFNTSSNQMETSEETNFAHNISYLTNSNSNSLDSPVSQLLDEPVNQLPPFEPNQEVSTSVQCSLCRHMSVSAELHRQHMKRIHEIKDLVCHICGKEFKNSTATRLKFHLKWHRISKHIKCAQCGFFCDSRATLKEHTRAIHSKIECTTCGKRVLGKKMKIHMRGHKLRSWSCSYCDEVFQTENVLEAHIWQIHAQEENLSITTEENNTRNKLLAEQSSSCSQCNQFYTTQYELNAHKLQCHLMPNTFDTESYASSDLQSEQFHYQDPADILQVPTTNLPNTNKGTGVNEGNSYTSCNNDAVTQIISSDEETCDSDSYSAASKDFACPKCTQTFSSTEQLCTHYQQHVEKSGFNCQICGKSFELKFSLNRHLKKHNSQ; translated from the exons ATGGCGGGAAACGGAGATATAATGGATGGTATAGAGCCATGCCGTACATGTGGTATTTTCTATTTGACAACATCAAATTTTCTGCGCAAGTTTTTCGATTCATCAACTGATGAATACGATTTGTCAAATATTCGTACTGAATTAGCTGCATGGAGTGTTCAG ATTATAAAGGACGATGGCTTGCCGCAGTATATTTGCACCTGTTGTATACTTGAATTTCAAAAGAtgttcaaatttcgtgggcttTGCGTTGAACTACAAACCCAATGGAGACATTTTTACAATGTACGAGCAgagaataaattatatattaaaaaggaGCTAACCGATCCGGATgagaaaactgaaaatatttgtgattttatttacGTAGACGACATTAGCGACAATGAGTACAACGGCGAGGGAGGAGGTGGTTTTACACCATTCAAGATTCCACATGTTCCTATCAAAGAAGAAAGTCCAGATGATGCTGCGGGTCAAAATGAGAGCATTATTCTTGGAGTGAAAGAAACATTTAACACCAGTAGTAATCAAATGGAAACATCAGAAGAAACAAACTTTGCACACAACATAAGCTATCTTACGAATTCCAATTCAAATAGTCTTGATTCTCCAGTATCTCAGCTTTTGGATGAACCGGTAAACCAGCTGCCCCCATTTGAACCAAACCAAGAAGTATCAACATCGGTTCAGTGTAGTTTATGTCGCCATATGTCTGTTAGTGCAGAGTTACATAGGCAACATATGAAGCGAATACATGAAATAAAAGATTTGGTGTGTCACATATGCGGaaaagaattcaaaaattctaCTGCTACCCGCCTAAAGTTTCATCTGAAATGGCACAGAATAAGCAAACATATTAAGTGCGCTCAGTGCGGCTTTTTCTGTGACTCTCGCGCAACTCTTAAGGAACATACCAGAGCAATACATTCAAAGATCGAATGTACCACTTGTGGTAAAC GCGTCTTGGGGAAAAAGATGAAAATTCATATGCGGGGGCATAAATTGAGATCGTGGTCGTGCTCTTACTGTGATGAAG tatttcAGACAGAAAACGTGCTTGAGGCACATATTTGGCAAATACATGCACAAGAAGAGAATCTGTCAATCACAACAGAAGAGAATAACACTCGCAATAAGTTGTTGGCAGAACAATCTTCGTCTTGTAGTCAATGCAATCAGTTTTATACCACCCAATACGAATTAAATGCACATAAGCTGCAATGCCATTTGATGCCAAATACTTTCGATACTGAGTCTTACGCTAGTTCGGACCTTCAAAGCGAACAATTCCACTACCAAGACCCAGCAGATATCCTGCAAGTGCCTACTACAAATTTACCAAATACTAACAAAGGCACCGGAGTCAATGAGGGAAACTCATACACCTCATGTAATAATGATGCAGTCACGCAAATTATTTCTTCTGACGAGGAAACTTGTGATAGTGATAGTTATTCCGCAGCGTCAAAAGATTTCGCTTGCCCAAAATGTACACAGACTTTTTCAAGCACTGAACAACTTTGTACGCACTATCAGCAACATGTGGAAAAATCTGGATTTAACTGCCAGATATGTGGAAAATCGTTTGAACTTAAATTCAGTCTTAACCGTCATCTAAAAAAGCATAATAGTcaatag